A window from Mesorhizobium sp. WSM2240 encodes these proteins:
- a CDS encoding ABC transporter substrate-binding protein, with amino-acid sequence MNVLTRLLIAGVLAGGALGTSAAAEDTIKVGVVQPQAGECAQWGVPITRGVQIWAEEFNANGGIADATGKKHKIEVTGYDNNCYTAGDELNAFRRAILDDKVKFILQTFTPASRQAVAEITTENKVLTTSYGAGYLGPKYPFLIGSVTGSPASYMFLVSHLLESRPEIKRVAIVTADHSFGQAALAYYKAGLAPYLDRVEIVYSQPYDPASTSDMLGLATPVIASNPDLIVELGFTPGQQALFVESTEQLGYKGLYGSEGWTMGLVTERVPAAEVAGRIFSAYVVDASEPNFSPRVSAFYKTYVEKFDEKEWSALASVAYAAMTTIEAGIQKSSDPTGAGVRDALFASDTVDQPLFGPSRWGGSEIFGANNWLMTPLPVYVTDDKGGVKVTAVVDVAAWWNAHKDAALPALSEGGQVSAK; translated from the coding sequence ATGAACGTGCTTACAAGACTGCTGATTGCCGGCGTACTTGCCGGTGGTGCTCTAGGAACTTCGGCGGCCGCCGAAGATACGATCAAAGTTGGAGTGGTCCAGCCACAGGCAGGCGAGTGCGCTCAATGGGGCGTTCCGATTACTCGCGGTGTTCAGATTTGGGCAGAAGAATTCAACGCGAACGGCGGTATCGCCGACGCAACGGGCAAGAAGCATAAGATCGAGGTAACTGGCTACGACAACAATTGCTACACAGCCGGTGATGAGCTGAACGCTTTCCGCCGTGCAATTCTCGATGACAAGGTGAAATTCATTCTCCAGACCTTTACACCTGCCTCACGCCAGGCCGTCGCCGAGATCACCACCGAAAACAAGGTTCTGACAACAAGCTATGGTGCCGGCTATCTCGGCCCGAAGTACCCGTTCCTCATCGGTTCGGTCACCGGCTCACCGGCGTCATACATGTTTCTTGTCAGCCATCTCCTGGAGAGCCGGCCGGAGATCAAGCGTGTCGCAATCGTAACGGCCGACCACTCTTTCGGCCAGGCGGCGCTTGCCTATTACAAGGCAGGCCTCGCTCCCTACCTGGATCGCGTCGAGATCGTTTACTCGCAGCCCTACGATCCGGCATCAACGTCGGACATGCTCGGCCTGGCCACGCCGGTAATTGCATCCAATCCCGACCTTATCGTCGAGCTGGGCTTCACACCTGGACAGCAGGCCCTGTTCGTCGAATCGACGGAGCAGTTGGGCTACAAGGGTCTCTACGGCAGCGAAGGCTGGACCATGGGCCTGGTAACGGAACGTGTCCCGGCTGCAGAAGTAGCTGGCCGGATCTTCAGCGCTTATGTCGTCGATGCTTCCGAGCCGAACTTCAGCCCGCGCGTGTCGGCGTTCTATAAGACCTACGTCGAGAAGTTCGACGAGAAGGAATGGTCGGCGCTCGCGTCGGTCGCCTACGCAGCGATGACAACCATCGAGGCGGGGATACAGAAGTCCTCAGATCCCACCGGCGCAGGCGTGCGCGACGCGCTCTTCGCAAGCGATACCGTGGATCAGCCGCTTTTCGGACCTTCGCGCTGGGGTGGATCGGAAATCTTCGGTGCCAACAACTGGCTGATGACTCCACTCCCGGTCTACGTGACGGACGACAAGGGTGGTGTAAAGGTTACCGCCGTCGTTGATGTGGCTGCCTGGTGGAACGCTCACAAAGACGCAGCACTGCCAGCACTCTCTGAAGGCGGTCAAGTCTCGGCAAAGTGA
- a CDS encoding branched-chain amino acid ABC transporter permease, producing the protein MQILLNCLSLTSFYLCFALGLALVFGVMRIINFAHGEFFMIGAYATYLCISTLSPQLGGPVAWAIGAIVAAAVTGLLGLVLHRIMVVPLGDKPLAIFISTLALSYVIQTIVFQIFGPVGLSIAPPMRGVVNFGGAILPASRLVVIGVAAVLAAGLWVFLMRSEAGRRIRAVAQNPRGALLQGIRTEKVGRLTLILGSSIAGICGAAMGPISQISPFMGAGALWKAFIIIIVGGIGNIWGAVAAAAIFGVLDTLMSQFGAGRFLALTSAAVMLFVLSVKPSGLFGEKE; encoded by the coding sequence ATGCAAATCTTACTGAATTGCCTATCGCTCACGTCCTTTTACCTTTGCTTCGCCCTCGGTCTGGCATTGGTTTTCGGCGTGATGCGGATCATTAATTTCGCCCATGGCGAATTCTTCATGATCGGCGCATACGCAACATATCTCTGTATTTCGACTCTCTCACCCCAGCTGGGTGGTCCAGTCGCATGGGCCATCGGTGCAATCGTGGCGGCGGCGGTGACCGGGCTGCTCGGCCTGGTGCTACACAGAATTATGGTCGTGCCACTCGGCGACAAGCCTTTGGCGATTTTCATATCAACGCTTGCGTTGTCGTATGTCATTCAGACGATTGTCTTTCAAATCTTTGGGCCCGTTGGTCTTTCGATCGCCCCGCCGATGCGAGGCGTCGTGAACTTCGGCGGCGCCATTCTTCCGGCATCGAGACTCGTCGTCATTGGGGTGGCCGCTGTGCTAGCAGCCGGTCTGTGGGTATTTCTTATGAGGTCCGAGGCAGGCCGGCGCATTCGCGCTGTGGCTCAAAATCCGCGTGGCGCCCTCTTGCAAGGTATCCGAACCGAGAAGGTGGGCCGACTTACGCTCATCCTCGGATCGTCGATCGCGGGCATATGCGGTGCGGCCATGGGTCCCATCAGCCAGATCTCTCCCTTCATGGGCGCGGGTGCGCTATGGAAGGCGTTCATCATCATCATCGTTGGCGGTATTGGCAACATCTGGGGCGCGGTTGCTGCCGCTGCTATTTTCGGTGTCCTCGATACCCTCATGTCTCAGTTCGGTGCCGGACGTTTTCTCGCTCTCACAAGCGCGGCCGTCATGCTGTTCGTCCTGAGTGTTAAGCCATCTGGCCTGTTCGGGGAGAAGGAATAA
- a CDS encoding branched-chain amino acid ABC transporter permease translates to MSAFRRDLMTVCALGAALVVGGFVGSNYMLGVFVLFGMTSILVLSYRTITTMGGWSFAHIAIMGIGGYSVAILSKPPFDLPVLVAIVAGGLFAALFAALLSYPVLQTRQYYFFLSTFAAGEALRQCFIQFREITGGTSGIAFIERPEILPNPSSTLEFLCLVAAVLVLLGIFYASLDASDAGLKIKAVGEDEALSSSIGIDAWALRALAFILGSFGAGIAGGLFATYNGIVSPSDINAMLMFKVVAACVIGGTTRFSGPILGLLFLTLIEEIFRFVPEFVPMIWGVFVIIAILFGQWARGRLMVWRIKNA, encoded by the coding sequence ATGAGTGCGTTCCGACGCGATTTAATGACCGTGTGCGCACTGGGCGCCGCGCTTGTCGTCGGCGGCTTCGTCGGCAGTAACTATATGCTTGGTGTATTCGTGCTTTTCGGCATGACTTCCATCCTGGTTCTGTCGTATCGCACCATCACGACAATGGGAGGTTGGTCGTTCGCTCATATCGCCATCATGGGGATCGGCGGCTACTCCGTTGCAATCCTTTCGAAGCCGCCATTCGACCTGCCGGTGCTGGTGGCAATAGTCGCAGGAGGATTGTTCGCGGCGTTATTTGCAGCGCTGCTGTCCTACCCCGTGCTTCAGACCCGCCAATATTACTTCTTCCTGTCGACCTTTGCGGCGGGAGAGGCGCTGCGCCAATGCTTCATTCAGTTCCGGGAAATCACTGGCGGCACATCGGGCATCGCCTTTATCGAGCGGCCTGAAATCCTGCCTAATCCGTCGTCGACGCTGGAGTTCCTATGCTTGGTGGCCGCTGTGCTGGTCTTGTTGGGCATCTTCTACGCGTCACTGGATGCCTCCGACGCCGGTTTGAAGATCAAGGCTGTCGGCGAGGACGAGGCACTATCGTCGTCGATCGGGATCGATGCCTGGGCGTTGCGCGCCTTGGCGTTCATACTTGGCTCATTCGGCGCCGGAATAGCGGGAGGTTTGTTCGCCACTTACAACGGCATCGTCTCGCCATCGGACATAAATGCGATGCTGATGTTCAAGGTCGTCGCGGCCTGTGTGATCGGTGGCACGACCCGCTTTTCCGGTCCAATTCTCGGACTGCTGTTTCTTACGCTGATCGAAGAAATCTTCAGATTTGTCCCTGAATTCGTCCCGATGATCTGGGGCGTATTTGTCATCATCGCAATACTCTTCGGACAATGGGCGCGTGGCCGCCTCATGGTCTGGAGGATTAAAAATGCTTGA
- a CDS encoding ABC transporter ATP-binding protein, whose product MLEINNLSKIFGSLKAVDGVSLKLGRGEIRGLIGPNGSGKSTTMNLISGSLKPSAGDVSLDGVRVEGFPSHRVARLGLVRTFQLTRVYTSGTLLEAVALGVRAAQGSAWNPKRWIPTGETAKINIAAFEALERMGLASRANEPAGNLPGGLRRVLSIATALAARPRILLLDEPLAGLHATEKAEVSTRVEQLRADGISILLVEHDMKSVMRLCDRITVLNFGRVIAEGKPEEIGRHPEVIKAYLGQKRNSDA is encoded by the coding sequence ATGCTTGAGATCAATAATTTAAGCAAGATCTTCGGCAGCTTGAAAGCGGTAGATGGAGTGTCGCTCAAGCTCGGACGGGGCGAAATCCGCGGCCTTATCGGGCCGAATGGTTCGGGCAAATCGACGACGATGAATCTAATAAGCGGAAGCTTGAAACCTTCTGCCGGTGACGTCAGCCTGGACGGTGTTCGCGTCGAAGGTTTCCCCTCGCATCGTGTTGCCAGGCTGGGCCTGGTTCGAACATTTCAGCTTACGAGGGTCTACACTTCAGGAACCCTGCTTGAAGCCGTAGCGCTCGGCGTCCGAGCTGCGCAGGGGTCAGCGTGGAACCCTAAGAGATGGATACCGACCGGAGAGACCGCGAAGATCAATATTGCTGCGTTCGAGGCACTGGAGCGGATGGGGCTTGCATCACGCGCCAATGAACCTGCTGGAAACCTTCCAGGTGGTTTGAGGCGCGTACTAAGCATCGCAACCGCGCTGGCGGCCCGCCCTCGAATACTGCTCCTGGACGAACCGTTGGCAGGGCTGCATGCAACCGAAAAGGCAGAAGTCTCGACACGGGTTGAACAACTGCGAGCAGATGGAATCTCGATTTTGCTCGTCGAGCACGACATGAAATCGGTGATGCGTCTGTGTGACAGGATCACCGTTTTGAATTTTGGCCGCGTCATTGCGGAAGGAAAGCCTGAGGAAATCGGACGTCATCCTGAAGTGATCAAGGCGTATCTTGGTCAGAAGAGGAATAGTGATGCTTGA
- a CDS encoding ABC transporter ATP-binding protein, with amino-acid sequence MLEAKDLVLEYGGVRALNGMSFTASTGEVTAVVGSNGAGKTTLMNAICGLVKLASGEIRLDGARLNGLAPDEIVRKGVSLVPEGRELFPKLSVLENLLLGATVRPDPAMRRKTLERIFELFPVLANRQKQQAGRMSGGEQQMLAFGRALMAQPKMLLLDEPSIGLAPKVEEQLISAISDYSRENGIGVLIVEQNAMLVLEYAQHAYVVEQGRVALCGPAAEIRDDPAVIASYLG; translated from the coding sequence ATGCTTGAGGCGAAAGATCTCGTACTCGAATATGGCGGCGTCCGCGCGCTCAATGGGATGAGCTTTACGGCCAGCACTGGGGAAGTGACTGCAGTTGTCGGCAGCAACGGCGCGGGAAAGACGACCCTGATGAATGCTATCTGCGGTCTCGTTAAACTTGCTTCCGGCGAGATCCGGTTGGACGGTGCAAGGCTCAATGGGCTCGCCCCGGATGAGATCGTGCGAAAAGGCGTCTCGCTAGTGCCCGAGGGACGCGAGCTTTTTCCGAAACTGTCGGTCCTGGAGAACCTGTTGCTTGGCGCGACCGTTCGGCCTGATCCCGCAATGCGGCGCAAGACGCTGGAGCGGATTTTTGAACTCTTTCCTGTGCTCGCCAACCGTCAAAAACAACAAGCCGGTAGAATGAGCGGCGGTGAACAGCAGATGCTGGCTTTCGGCCGCGCCCTGATGGCCCAGCCGAAAATGCTTCTGCTTGATGAGCCGTCTATTGGACTCGCCCCTAAGGTCGAAGAGCAGCTCATCTCGGCCATCAGCGACTATTCGCGCGAAAACGGGATCGGTGTGTTGATCGTCGAACAGAACGCCATGCTTGTGCTTGAGTATGCACAACATGCCTATGTCGTTGAGCAGGGGCGCGTTGCATTGTGCGGGCCAGCAGCAGAGATAAGGGACGACCCTGCAGTCATAGCATCCTATCTAGGCTAG
- a CDS encoding acetoacetate--CoA ligase, which translates to MIDSPLFQPGADQIHTCAITRFREFCACTYKADLPDHDAFQQWSIDERGTFWSAVWDYCGVIGQPGPRDLINGDVMLDARFFPDASLNFAENLLIKHGPEDALIFRGEDKVSYRWSWDQLHSTVSKLQQAFRAMGLGRGDRISAMMPNIPETIACMLAAASIGTIWSSCSPDFGEQGVLDRFGQIEPKLFITCDAYWYNGKLQDVSDEVRNVAPKLGCAVMVVGYAGDAEALAASLADGRTMDAATIPFTARPVEYEQLPFGHPLYILFSSGTTGVPKCIVHSAGGTLLQHLKEHRFHSGVGDGDKLFYFTTAGWMMWNWLASGLASGATLCLFDGSPFAPTGNVLWDYAAEEKFAVFGTSAKYIDAIRKGGIEPLKTHDLSELHHITSTGSPLSQEGFSFVYEGIKPDVQFASISGGTDILSCFVLGNPVKPVWRGEIQGPGLGLAVDVWDDEGKPVRRERGELVCTRAFPSMPVGFWNDKEGAKYRAAYFERFDNVWWQGDFAEWTEHDGLIIHGRSDATLNPGGVRIGTAEIYNQVEQLDEVAEAICIGQDWEDDVRVILFVRLAPGLELDANLEKKIKTKIRTGASPRHVPAKIIEVADIPRTKSGKIVELAVREVVHGRPVKNKEALANPEALELFAIAKALLAQ; encoded by the coding sequence ATGATCGACTCACCCTTATTTCAGCCCGGCGCAGACCAGATTCACACGTGCGCAATCACGAGATTTCGCGAATTCTGCGCGTGCACCTACAAGGCCGATCTACCCGACCATGATGCCTTTCAACAATGGTCAATCGATGAACGCGGGACTTTCTGGTCTGCCGTCTGGGATTATTGTGGCGTGATTGGACAGCCCGGGCCGCGCGATCTCATCAACGGCGACGTCATGCTCGACGCTCGCTTCTTTCCCGACGCCAGCCTAAACTTCGCTGAAAACCTCCTGATCAAGCATGGTCCCGAGGATGCGCTGATCTTCCGCGGCGAGGACAAGGTCAGTTACCGCTGGAGCTGGGATCAGCTCCATTCCACCGTCTCAAAGCTGCAGCAGGCATTCCGCGCGATGGGGCTGGGCAGGGGCGACCGCATATCGGCGATGATGCCGAACATACCGGAGACCATTGCCTGCATGCTGGCCGCCGCATCGATCGGCACCATCTGGTCGTCCTGCTCGCCTGATTTCGGCGAACAGGGCGTGCTTGACCGCTTCGGCCAGATCGAGCCCAAGCTTTTCATCACCTGCGACGCTTATTGGTACAATGGCAAGCTGCAGGACGTCTCCGACGAGGTCCGGAACGTCGCACCCAAGCTCGGCTGCGCCGTCATGGTAGTGGGTTACGCCGGCGACGCCGAAGCGCTGGCCGCATCGCTCGCCGATGGCCGCACCATGGATGCCGCGACCATCCCCTTCACCGCGAGGCCCGTGGAATACGAGCAACTGCCGTTCGGCCACCCACTCTATATCCTCTTCTCCTCCGGCACGACCGGTGTCCCGAAATGCATCGTCCATTCAGCCGGCGGCACGCTGTTGCAGCATCTGAAGGAGCACCGCTTCCATTCCGGTGTCGGCGATGGCGACAAGCTGTTCTACTTCACCACCGCCGGCTGGATGATGTGGAACTGGTTGGCCTCGGGGCTGGCGAGCGGCGCAACACTTTGCCTGTTCGACGGCTCGCCGTTCGCGCCCACGGGCAACGTGCTGTGGGACTATGCAGCGGAAGAGAAATTCGCCGTCTTCGGCACCTCCGCCAAATATATCGATGCCATCCGCAAAGGCGGCATCGAACCCTTAAAGACACATGACCTCTCCGAGCTTCACCACATCACCTCCACCGGCTCGCCGCTTTCGCAGGAAGGTTTTTCATTCGTTTATGAAGGCATCAAGCCGGACGTCCAGTTCGCCTCGATTTCCGGCGGCACCGACATCCTCTCCTGCTTCGTGCTCGGCAATCCGGTTAAACCGGTATGGCGCGGTGAGATTCAGGGCCCAGGACTCGGCCTGGCGGTCGATGTCTGGGACGACGAGGGCAAGCCGGTGCGTCGGGAGAGGGGCGAGCTGGTCTGCACCCGCGCCTTCCCCTCGATGCCGGTGGGCTTCTGGAACGACAAGGAAGGCGCGAAATACCGCGCGGCGTATTTCGAGCGTTTCGACAATGTCTGGTGGCAGGGCGATTTCGCCGAATGGACCGAACATGACGGCCTGATCATCCACGGCCGCTCGGATGCCACACTCAATCCCGGAGGCGTCCGTATCGGCACCGCAGAGATCTACAACCAGGTCGAACAGCTCGATGAAGTCGCGGAAGCCATCTGCATCGGCCAAGACTGGGAGGACGATGTCCGGGTGATCCTCTTTGTCCGCCTCGCACCCGGGCTAGAGTTGGACGCCAATCTCGAAAAGAAGATTAAGACGAAGATCCGCACCGGCGCCTCGCCGCGGCATGTGCCGGCCAAGATCATAGAGGTCGCCGACATCCCGCGCACCAAGTCTGGCAAGATCGTCGAACTCGCCGTCCGCGAGGTCGTGCATGGCAGACCGGTGAAGAACAAGGAAGCGCTCGCCAATCCGGAAGCGCTGGAGCTCTTTGCGATCGCGAAAGCACTTCTCGCCCAGTAG